One Armatimonadota bacterium genomic window carries:
- a CDS encoding FtsX-like permease family protein — MRDSIGATKSRIFTAVLFESILICVIGCTLGGAAGLLAFYKAMGQFSAHMNNNLPLGFPVIPLTLLLAVIIFVGILAGLQGASIATQANPAEIVNQKDVI, encoded by the coding sequence GAGACTCAATAGGCGCGACGAAGTCACGCATTTTCACTGCCGTGCTATTTGAAAGCATCTTGATCTGCGTGATAGGCTGTACACTAGGAGGGGCTGCTGGGTTATTGGCCTTCTACAAAGCGATGGGGCAATTCAGCGCGCACATGAACAACAATCTTCCGCTGGGCTTTCCTGTCATACCACTCACGCTACTGCTTGCTGTCATCATCTTCGTCGGGATACTAGCCGGACTTCAGGGTGCATCCATAGCCACTCAGGCCAATCCGGCTGAAATCGTGAATCAGAAGGATGTTATCTAA
- a CDS encoding ABC transporter permease, with translation MRDVLTQAYQALVRRPITFFMAVLALAIGVAAFICVGALSEALVSRPIERIRSSTSPIPTIEVVLFSKDKPGSFVADKAGMLARQAMGKGTAILLSYRNLTPKSGRHPIQEACAYAVPSEFITFSSQEVQMERGRFLSPEDVRESRAVCVVSQDFVDRLGGEDVVGRPIRLGEFKYTVIGVADQLSRIGMADMDIMIPLSIARIHFRARPPDGVLAVIRTSPKKGAIEAEVSRIKDALARRKDEKVSFYVYSGWLEMLKVQESFVIVRFYFALLGTSLLAVGLLGLVGMLVANVSGRLREIGIHRALGATRLRQAVEVLIQAAFVGFLGGLLGIALGIVVVHVYSGTQGTNLVVTRFWMASALFSSLFTALLAGLLPARAAMQIAPIEALRG, from the coding sequence ATGCGAGATGTGCTTACCCAGGCATACCAGGCACTTGTCCGCCGTCCTATTACTTTCTTTATGGCGGTATTGGCCTTAGCTATCGGCGTGGCTGCCTTTATCTGTGTTGGTGCGCTCAGCGAGGCTCTCGTCTCAAGGCCAATAGAACGCATTCGCTCATCAACATCACCCATACCGACGATCGAAGTGGTACTCTTCTCCAAGGATAAGCCGGGGAGCTTTGTGGCGGATAAGGCCGGAATGCTGGCGAGGCAGGCAATGGGCAAAGGAACGGCGATACTGCTAAGCTATAGGAATCTGACGCCAAAGTCCGGCAGGCATCCAATCCAGGAAGCCTGTGCTTACGCGGTCCCTTCAGAGTTCATTACTTTCAGCTCACAGGAAGTACAGATGGAGCGTGGACGCTTCTTGTCACCCGAAGATGTTCGCGAAAGCCGGGCAGTTTGTGTCGTCAGCCAGGACTTTGTCGATAGGTTGGGCGGCGAAGACGTGGTGGGAAGACCGATTCGGTTAGGTGAGTTTAAGTATACAGTGATAGGCGTTGCGGATCAACTCAGTAGGATTGGCATGGCCGACATGGACATTATGATCCCGCTTTCGATCGCGCGAATCCATTTCCGCGCGCGCCCGCCGGACGGAGTTCTTGCTGTTATTAGGACATCTCCGAAGAAGGGAGCTATCGAAGCCGAAGTGTCACGCATAAAGGATGCACTCGCGCGGAGGAAAGACGAGAAGGTCAGTTTTTACGTATATTCAGGTTGGCTTGAGATGCTAAAGGTGCAAGAGAGTTTTGTCATTGTGCGATTCTATTTTGCATTGCTCGGTACCAGCTTACTCGCAGTTGGCCTACTGGGTTTGGTAGGCATGTTAGTTGCCAACGTGAGCGGTCGGTTGCGGGAAATCGGCATACACCGCGCCCTGGGCGCGACGCGCCTGCGACAGGCTGTCGAAGTATTGATTCAGGCCGCGTTCGTAGGATTTCTGGGAGGTTTGCTGGGGATAGCACTCGGCATAGTGGTAGTCCATGTTTATTCTGGCACGCAGGGTACCAACCTGGTAGTCACGAGATTCTGGATGGCGAGCGCTCTATTCTCCAGTCTTTTCA